The Chitinivibrionales bacterium genome contains the following window.
ACCGAAGCCAATGCCGGTTCCGATGCTATCGGGATGATGAAAACAACTGCTAAACTCGAAGGTGATCATTATGTGCTGAACGGCACCAAACAGTGGATTACCAATGGCGAAAATGCCGAAATCTACACGGTCTTGGCCCGGACAAATCCAGCCCGGGGAGCACGCGGAATCAGTGCGTTTATCGTTGAAAAGGGAACCGAAGGCTTCTCTTTTGGTAAGCATGAGGACAAGATGGGCATCAGAGCGTCAAGTACCACAGAGCTTGTCTTTCAGAACTGCAAAATCCCCAAAGAAAACCTTTTAGGGAAAGAGGGTCTGGGCGCGATAATAACCATTAATACGCTCAATTATTCCCGTCCGGGCGTAGGATCGCAGGCGCTGGGCATTGCTGCCGGTGCACTTAAGGATGCCATTCAATATTCGCGTGAACGGGTACAGTTCGGTGGTCCGGTCTCCGCACAGCAGGCGGTGCAGCATATACTTGCAGATATGGCCACTGACATTGAAGCCGCCCGGGCACTGCTCTATGCAACGGCTAAAACAATCGATGCCGGTGAGAAGCGGTTTTCAAAAGAATCAGCCATGTCGAAGCTCTTCTGCTCCGATGTAGCAATGCGGGTTACCGTGGATGCCCTGCAGGTGATGGGCGGATATGGCTATATGAGAGAGTATCCCATGGAAAAACGGATGCGTGATGCCAAAATAACCCAGATCTATGAAGGAACCAACCAGATCCAGCGCAATGAAATTGCCCTGCAGTTGATTAAAGGCGCGTGAGGGGGTTAACAAACGTACGAAGGCATGAGCATACGAGTGCACGAGGCGTATGCGGGTGCTCTTTACTTTAATTCATAATTTTCGCTTTGCGGTATTCTCACGATATGAACAATAAAAAAATATATATATGCCCTTCAATTCTCTCGGCCGATTTCCGGAAGCTTGAGCAGGAAGTGAAAGATGTTGAGCAGGCCGGGGCCGACCGGATTCATTGTGATGTTATGGATGGTCATTTTGTGCCGAACCTGACATTCGGTCCTATGGTAATCGAGGCGGTGAAAAAGTGTGTTTCGATTCCTCTTGATGTTCATTTGATGATATCCAATCCTGAAAAGTATATCGATAATTATTGCAATGCCGGTGCGGATATTCTGACAGTCCATGCTGAAGTCTGCAAAGAGGGGCTTCCGGAGGTCCTCGCCGCAATCGAATCAAAGGGCGTGAAACGCGGGGTGACAGTCAATCCCGACAAAGGGATTGATCTGTTTTTACCCCTGCTCGAACAGATCGATCAGGTGTTGATTATGACGGTCTATGCCGGATTCGGCGGTCAGAAATTTATCAGTGAAATGTTACCCAAAATACGAAGCGTTCGGGATACCGCTCTTGAACGGGAGCATCCTATCGACATTCAGGTTGACGGGGGTATCAATGATGAAACGGCCCGGGAGTGTGCCGCAGAGGGTGCCAATGTTTTTGTAGCCGGTAATTATATATTCGGTGCCGATAATTATGGTCGGAAAATAGATGCCCTGCGGCAGGGAGCCTCGACCGGAAACGCCCGGTGAAATGAAAGTATTCCTTCCAGAGTATATTTTTAAACTACAGACTAATCGATCCGGTTCCTGTAACAATATATAAAGGAATCCTACGGTGACTTTTATGCAGCAGCCCGTGATACGCCTTTCGGCGGTCGTCGCCCTTCTATTCACATTCTTTTGCTCTCCTCCTACCGAGACGGAAAAAGACCTTCTGGAGATGGAGCGGGTGTGGCAATATTGCAAAATCTACAGTATCTGGCAGGAATTCATACCCGATGATCCGGTGAGTGTCTATGATTATCCGGGTGAAATAGTTGATGGCCTTCCCGACAGTCTTCATTCCGATACGGTGCATTATTCGATGTACTGGCCCAGCGGCACTGTCCCTCCCGGTCTGTTTGCCGGTTCGGGGTTTACCGGTTCGGCCGGACAGGCCTATGGTCTTCCGGTATACTATGCTCAGTTGACAGATAAAACCCTGTACATCCGGATAAAAGAGTTTTCCGAGTACTCGAACGAATCCGGACAAACGGTATCGACCTTTTCCCTGTTGCAAGCAATCCCTGCAAGTTCACCGAATGTTATTGTCGATCTCCGGAGCAACGGTGGCGGCAATATCGATATCTGTACCTTAAGTATCGATCTGTTTTTAGAGAAAGACATACCCTACATTGGGGCAATCTATCGGAAAAATGTCAAAGAGATTGGTGATACGGGGTGGGCTTATGACACCTTATCCGATGCCTGGAAAGCCACAAAGACAGGTGACCGGTTTGAAGGGAAAAACATCGTGGTTCTCACCGACTGTCATACGGCAAGTGCTGCCGAGATTTTTGCGGCAGGGTTACGTGATGGGGTTCCGGGTGCGCAGCTTTACGGAACAGTAACATTCGGCAAAGGGATCGGCCAATACATCTTCAGTCTGGCATCGGGCGCGGCAATAAAGCTTACCGGATTCAAATTCGAACGGGCAGGAGGTGAAGAAATCTCACGGCAGTACAATAAAAAGGGGATCACACCGGACATGCCAAAGCAAACGGTAGTGAAGAGAAACGGTTTATTCTGGGTGGATTCTCTTATCATTGCTGCCGGAGAGAAGCTTGAACCGGGCTTTGAAAACAACTACGACAGGGCGATTATGAGCGACCTTGCCCGAAACAATGACAGGTTCTCAGAAAGCTGTTCCCTCTTCGGCGCCGCCAAATTCCTTCGCCCCGAAGACCTTCCGGTGTATTAAGAAGAGTTGAAGGTTGAACGTGAAAACATCGTCCCCGAATTTTTCCCCTTCTCCCTCATTTTGCCATTTCCCAGATTGTATTTTGAGGAAGTGATTCTGCATACAATATTGTTACGCCAGCAATTAAATATGGCATAATTGCTTTCATTTTTGTCATTCCGCCTTAATGCGGAATACAGCTCTTACAGTGTATAAAAGCGTATGGATCCCGGGTCAAGTTTGGGGTGACAGCAAAAAGCACGAATGAGACACGCCACGTTTAGTTGCCAAAGTAATAGAATTGAATTTCAAACAGGGAGATAGGTATAATGGCCGAAAATGTTATTATTATTGGCTCCGGTCCTGCCGGTTTTACTTCAGCAGTCTATACGGCTCGGGCAAATATCAATCCCCTTCTTTTTGAGGGTTTTCAGGTTGGCGGGATGCCGGGCGGACAGTTGATGATAACAAATATTGTCGAAAATTTTCCGGGATTTCCCTCGGGCATTAATGGTCAGGAACTTATGATGAACATGCGTCTGCAGGCGGCCAATTACGGCGCCCGTCTTGTTACCGAGGATGTGTCCGAAGTGAAATGTGATGCCCGTCCGTTTAAAGTGATTTCTGCAAGTGGGCAGGAGTATGAGGCCCATGCTCTTATTGTCGCTACCGGGGCTACAGCCAGGCGTTTGCCCTATAAATCGGAAAAAAGACTATGGGGAAAAGGTATCTCAGCGTGTGCGGTGTGCGACGGCGGTCTTCCTATATTCAGAAACAAGGAGCTTGCGGTTATTGGTGGAGGAGACAGTGCGGTTGAAGAAGCCGTTCATCTCACGCAATTCGGTTCAAAGATATATATCATTCATCGCCGCGATGAACTCAGGGCAAGCAAGATAATGCAGCAACGGGCACTGAAGCATCCAAAAATCGAGATTGTATGGAATAAAATCGTCGATGAATTTCTGGGCGACCAGACACTTTCGGGCCTGAGACTTAAGGATACCAAAACCGGAGAACTATCGGAACTTCCCGTGGTGGGCGCCTTTGAAGCAATCGGCCACGTACCCAATACCGATTTTCTTAAAGCGCAGATTACCACCGATGATTTCGGATATATTAAAACTGAGTGTGATTCTACGGTTACTTCGGTTGAAGGTGTTTTTGCTGCAGGTGATGTTCAGGACAGAAAATATCGCCAGGCGGTTACCGCTGCGGGTTCGGGTTGTATGGCTGCTATCGAGGCTGAACACTGGCTGCAGGAAAAGGGGCATTTAGCATAATCCGGACCCATTCTATTAAATATTCCCTTGTTTGAAAATATCGGCCTTGGTCCGGCGAAATTATAAGGGGATTTTGCTAAATTGAAGAAAGAGGCGTCCATGAACAAAATGATTCTCAACAAGGGAACGTTATTAACGGCAAGTATTGCACTTGTTACACTCTTTGCATCGCTGCTTGTTACCGGCTGTGGTGACGAGGAAAAAAAAGAAGTCGCCGCCGAAAAAGCAATAAAGAAAATTAACTCCTATGAAGGGTTTCAGAAAGTAGTAAACAATGCAGGGGACAAACTTCTGGTATTTGATTTATATGCAGATTGGTGCAGGCCTTGCAGAATATTATCTCCCATGCTCGAACAGGTGGCAAAGGAACATAAAGACAAGGCAGAGGTGTATAAGATAAATGTTGATACCAATCCTCAGGTTGCACGGATGTTTCAGGTGCGCGGCATTCCCTATGTTGTGTTTATGAAAAACAAAAAAGCGATTCATGCTGTCCAGGGTGTTCAGCCTAAAGAAGCCTATGTCGATGCAATCGTGCAGTTGCAGTAGCTGAAGAAAGGATATTGTATGTTGATCCGGCGGTCAGCGATCGCCTCATTTTTCTCAACCTCAACCTCATTAATGATCTTAGTCGTTCTCTTGACGTTGATTTGAACGTACGTTGCATTGATCCTGTAAGGCGGGGCGAAGTGTTGATGGTTCGTTTGTCTCTTTTCAACCTTTAACTTTTGACCCAATCTTCCATTCTATCTCCCCAGCCGAAGACGTTCACCGCACCAATTGTCAATGCCGCAAATGGCTTCGATCTTCTTTACCACGCTTTCGATATCATAGGGTATTCGTCGCCATTCGATGGTGCGGTTTTTCTCATCGAAGAGACAATAGCAGGAGCGATTGTCTCTGTCGCGCGGCTGCCCCACGGAACCGATATTGATGATATACTTTTCTTTGGGATCAAGAGAAAAACGATAGTTAACATCCTGAGGGAAAATGGAACGCATATCTGAAGTAATGATACAGGGCAGGTGGGTATGGCCGCAGAAGATCAGCCAGTCGGTTTTTTCGAACATTCTTTGTATTCGTTCGGGATTCCAAATACCGACGTAGCTACTGGGGAATACGTATTCATTGATTGGATCCAGGGCGGATCCATGAACGAAAAGCGTATTTTCATCTCTCCAGGTTTCCACGAGTTCTTCCATGAATTTCCACCGGGACGGCACGGTATGCTCCATCACCATGCATTTGGGTGTTTTATTTTCGCATGCACAGGGGAAATAGTTGCCCGTAACGACATGATCACCTGATGCCTGTTCTGCCAGTGAAGGGATCATTCTTTCCTGGGTATATCGGATAGCTTCGGCTGCAACAGGGTTAAATCCTATAGGGCCGTTTAAAAGCGCGTAATCATGATTTCCCATCAGAGAAACTGATGCCTTGGTCATAACCATATCGGTACAATCTTCGGGCTGAGGGCCATAACCGACGATGTCGCCCAGACAAATGATATCTTCAATGCCTCGCGATTCAATATCGTTACAGACACAACTCAAGGCATCGAAATTTGCATGGATATCACTTATCAAGGCTTTCATTTTCATCTCCTGCAATTGTGCCCATTCCTTTATACTGGAATGGGCATTCTATGAGAAATATAAATATTATATGATCGTGCCGCAGTGATGGCAATCAGTTGATGCTTCTGGGAATATAATCTTTCAGATTCTTCAGATTCGATTCTTCCCTGAGCCGTCTCAGCGCGTTTTCTTTGACCTGACGCACCCGTTCGCGGGTAAGACCGAGCCGTTCCCCGATCTGGTCGAGCGTATAAGGACGTTCATCGCCCAGACCGAAGTATAGTCGGACAATCTCCTTTTCCCGTTCGTTGAGAATGTCAAGGTTGCTCTTAACGCTTTGCTGATAAGATTTATCAAGCATCTCTTCGTCGGGGCGTTCATTTTTGTCATCACGGAGAAGATCGATCATACTCGCTTCGTCACCGGAATCAAAGGGAGCA
Protein-coding sequences here:
- a CDS encoding acyl-CoA dehydrogenase — its product is MNWFLTEEQQMIIETARELAEKKIVPVREEYDREGVFPWDVVKAMAEADLCGLYIPEEYGGMGGGVFELCLAVEELSKACGGISLAMAATALGTFPILLFGSDEQKKKYLPSIATGEKLAAFGLTEANAGSDAIGMMKTTAKLEGDHYVLNGTKQWITNGENAEIYTVLARTNPARGARGISAFIVEKGTEGFSFGKHEDKMGIRASSTTELVFQNCKIPKENLLGKEGLGAIITINTLNYSRPGVGSQALGIAAGALKDAIQYSRERVQFGGPVSAQQAVQHILADMATDIEAARALLYATAKTIDAGEKRFSKESAMSKLFCSDVAMRVTVDALQVMGGYGYMREYPMEKRMRDAKITQIYEGTNQIQRNEIALQLIKGA
- a CDS encoding metallophosphoesterase; translation: MKMKALISDIHANFDALSCVCNDIESRGIEDIICLGDIVGYGPQPEDCTDMVMTKASVSLMGNHDYALLNGPIGFNPVAAEAIRYTQERMIPSLAEQASGDHVVTGNYFPCACENKTPKCMVMEHTVPSRWKFMEELVETWRDENTLFVHGSALDPINEYVFPSSYVGIWNPERIQRMFEKTDWLIFCGHTHLPCIITSDMRSIFPQDVNYRFSLDPKEKYIINIGSVGQPRDRDNRSCYCLFDEKNRTIEWRRIPYDIESVVKKIEAICGIDNWCGERLRLGR
- the trxB gene encoding thioredoxin-disulfide reductase translates to MAENVIIIGSGPAGFTSAVYTARANINPLLFEGFQVGGMPGGQLMITNIVENFPGFPSGINGQELMMNMRLQAANYGARLVTEDVSEVKCDARPFKVISASGQEYEAHALIVATGATARRLPYKSEKRLWGKGISACAVCDGGLPIFRNKELAVIGGGDSAVEEAVHLTQFGSKIYIIHRRDELRASKIMQQRALKHPKIEIVWNKIVDEFLGDQTLSGLRLKDTKTGELSELPVVGAFEAIGHVPNTDFLKAQITTDDFGYIKTECDSTVTSVEGVFAAGDVQDRKYRQAVTAAGSGCMAAIEAEHWLQEKGHLA
- a CDS encoding redoxin domain-containing protein, producing the protein MNKMILNKGTLLTASIALVTLFASLLVTGCGDEEKKEVAAEKAIKKINSYEGFQKVVNNAGDKLLVFDLYADWCRPCRILSPMLEQVAKEHKDKAEVYKINVDTNPQVARMFQVRGIPYVVFMKNKKAIHAVQGVQPKEAYVDAIVQLQ
- a CDS encoding ribulose-phosphate 3-epimerase, with amino-acid sequence MNNKKIYICPSILSADFRKLEQEVKDVEQAGADRIHCDVMDGHFVPNLTFGPMVIEAVKKCVSIPLDVHLMISNPEKYIDNYCNAGADILTVHAEVCKEGLPEVLAAIESKGVKRGVTVNPDKGIDLFLPLLEQIDQVLIMTVYAGFGGQKFISEMLPKIRSVRDTALEREHPIDIQVDGGINDETARECAAEGANVFVAGNYIFGADNYGRKIDALRQGASTGNAR